A region of Clostridium acetobutylicum ATCC 824 DNA encodes the following proteins:
- a CDS encoding glycosyltransferase family 4 protein produces MKIGIDGRAAKWYRGTGIGTYTYQLISHINKLDEANDYTIFLPDSSNLNFKLKNNFSLKSINCTAKNNFWDQVNIPNIIKKDDTELYHVPQNGIGLPYNKNCRFTITLHDIIPYKMPETVGKKYLKIFEEEIPKIIPLCDGIITVSDFSKKDISEFFNYPESKIYVTYLSAEDIYRPIEKCISKDIIKNLYGIDKNYILYVGGFSPRKNISGIIHAFSKLKKTTKTNLKLIIAGKKGLSYPNYVDIAKKLNVSSDVIFPGFIPLEYMPFLYNAAEFLIYPSFYEGFGLPPLEAMACKVPVITSNITSLYEIFNGCALIVNPYDVEKIKDAMEIMYFDSSVRKIYSEKGFEFSKKLTWNSTAISTIKAYEKISKN; encoded by the coding sequence ATGAAAATAGGAATTGACGGCAGAGCAGCAAAGTGGTATCGCGGAACTGGTATAGGTACCTATACTTATCAACTTATAAGTCATATAAATAAATTAGATGAGGCTAATGATTATACTATATTTTTGCCAGATTCCTCAAATCTAAATTTCAAATTAAAGAATAACTTTAGTTTAAAAAGTATAAACTGCACAGCAAAAAATAATTTTTGGGATCAGGTTAATATACCTAATATAATAAAAAAGGATGATACAGAATTATATCATGTTCCTCAAAATGGCATTGGATTACCTTATAACAAAAACTGCCGTTTTACTATAACTCTTCATGATATTATTCCATATAAAATGCCGGAAACTGTTGGGAAAAAATACTTGAAAATTTTCGAGGAAGAGATTCCAAAAATAATTCCTCTTTGTGATGGTATTATAACTGTATCAGATTTTTCAAAGAAGGATATATCTGAATTTTTCAATTATCCTGAAAGTAAAATCTACGTAACTTATTTATCCGCCGAAGATATATATAGGCCAATTGAGAAATGCATATCAAAAGATATTATAAAGAATCTATATGGAATAGATAAAAACTATATATTATATGTGGGTGGTTTTAGTCCAAGAAAAAATATATCTGGAATAATACACGCCTTTAGTAAACTAAAAAAAACTACAAAAACAAATTTAAAACTTATTATTGCAGGAAAAAAAGGACTATCTTATCCTAATTATGTAGATATAGCTAAAAAACTTAATGTTTCATCTGATGTTATTTTTCCAGGATTTATTCCGCTTGAGTATATGCCATTTTTATATAATGCTGCTGAGTTTTTAATATATCCATCCTTTTATGAAGGTTTTGGACTACCTCCTCTAGAGGCTATGGCATGTAAAGTTCCTGTAATCACTTCAAATATAACATCTCTTTATGAGATATTTAATGGCTGTGCGCTTATAGTTAACCCTTATGATGTAGAAAAAATTAAAGATGCAATGGAAATAATGTATTTTGACAGTTCTGTGAGAAAAATTTATTCTGAAAAAGGCTTTGAATTTTCAAAAAAGCTGACCTGGAACAGCACTGCTATTTCAACAATTAAAGCTTACGAAAAAATTTCAAAAAATTAA
- a CDS encoding ABC transporter substrate-binding protein: MKRFLKKIFVAVMCSSMVFYVSACTNTLNNTSPVKHDKKVNQKKSSITIWINNKDQNIIKDQINAFNKKYDYITVNTVFMSEDDIIKNYENNTKDNLKLPDVVEIGDLSASKFVNKFSGKLVNLSSDSDIKNDMFLSNKIHNLTKNSRVYGYPWYTQPVFMFYRSDIMHSLNINTDDIKTWKDYNDLGNKVKQNGKNLIYLSDLSDIYDVQNSELGVNFLDNNDKINIEDNKFKEAASFVFDIIKGNTNISIQPGKDITKAFASGEIVSMMSTPEEILYLEKNYPNLKGKVSLERLPAFEQGGNNTAYKDGMNLLVTDNEKNKTYSEQFAKFVTSNEKAAYNQFSIYALCSSNSSAYSYDKMHEKNDYMGGCDVYEMYMNAAKMFSDVKYYKDYSDIKNYIVKEIGSEAAQNKGIDEIITNMQKTLADRYNK; this comes from the coding sequence ATGAAGAGATTTCTTAAGAAGATTTTTGTTGCAGTTATGTGTTCTAGTATGGTTTTTTATGTATCAGCTTGTACTAATACATTAAATAATACTTCACCAGTTAAGCATGATAAAAAGGTAAACCAAAAGAAGAGTAGCATAACTATATGGATAAATAATAAAGACCAAAACATAATAAAGGATCAAATTAATGCTTTTAACAAAAAATATGATTACATAACTGTTAATACAGTATTTATGAGTGAAGACGATATAATAAAAAACTACGAAAATAATACTAAGGACAATTTGAAGCTTCCGGATGTTGTAGAGATTGGTGATTTAAGTGCATCTAAATTCGTCAATAAGTTTAGTGGTAAGCTTGTAAATTTATCTTCTGATAGCGACATAAAAAATGATATGTTTTTATCAAATAAGATTCATAATTTAACAAAGAATAGCAGAGTTTACGGTTATCCATGGTATACTCAACCAGTATTTATGTTTTATAGGTCTGATATAATGCATAGTTTAAATATAAATACGGATGATATAAAAACCTGGAAGGACTATAATGATTTAGGAAACAAGGTTAAACAAAATGGAAAAAATTTAATTTATCTTTCTGATTTAAGTGATATTTATGATGTTCAAAATAGTGAATTAGGAGTTAATTTCTTAGATAACAATGATAAGATAAATATAGAAGATAATAAATTTAAAGAAGCCGCTAGTTTTGTTTTTGATATAATTAAAGGAAATACAAATATAAGTATTCAACCTGGGAAGGATATAACTAAAGCATTTGCTTCAGGAGAAATTGTATCAATGATGTCAACTCCAGAAGAAATTTTATATCTGGAGAAAAATTACCCGAATTTAAAAGGGAAAGTTTCACTTGAAAGGCTGCCAGCTTTTGAACAGGGGGGAAATAATACTGCGTATAAGGATGGCATGAATCTTTTAGTAACAGATAATGAGAAAAATAAAACATACTCAGAGCAGTTTGCTAAATTTGTTACAAGTAATGAAAAAGCTGCATATAATCAATTCTCAATATATGCTTTATGTTCCAGTAACTCATCAGCGTATAGTTATGATAAAATGCATGAGAAGAATGATTATATGGGCGGATGTGATGTATATGAAATGTATATGAACGCTGCTAAAATGTTTTCAGATGTTAAATATTATAAGGATTATTCTGATATAAAGAATTATATAGTAAAGGAAATAGGTAGTGAAGCAGCACAAAATAAAGGCATTGATGAGATTATAACAAATATGCAGAAAACTTTGGCAGATAGATATAATAAATAA
- the yabG gene encoding sporulation peptidase YabG yields MVIGDFVVRKSYGEDITFKIIDIINDKGVNYCVLKGVNLRIIADSPEDDLRLVQASNEGKVDSVFNETINKSIRDIITERSNSIKIGKNILQKTYKKKKMRTSNSSEGINNMTFARPGKVLHIDGDSEYLEVCLKVYKQLSIDAVGKVILEKEQPEKVVDIVKVVKPDIVVVTGHDGMVKNTRNYMDINNYRNSSYFIKSVSNLRDYEPSYDDLVIFAGACQSCYEGILDAGANYASSPGRVLIHCLDPVFVCEKVAYTNVGDIVNIKEVVKGTVTGVKGIGGLQTRGKCREGYPKSSYI; encoded by the coding sequence TTGGTTATCGGAGATTTTGTTGTGAGAAAATCCTATGGAGAGGATATAACATTTAAGATTATAGACATAATAAATGATAAGGGAGTAAATTATTGTGTCCTAAAAGGAGTTAATCTTAGAATAATAGCTGATTCCCCTGAAGATGATTTAAGGCTTGTTCAGGCAAGTAATGAAGGAAAGGTCGATAGTGTATTCAATGAAACAATAAATAAGTCCATAAGAGATATAATAACAGAAAGATCAAATTCAATTAAAATAGGTAAAAATATTTTACAAAAAACATATAAGAAAAAAAAAATGAGAACGTCAAATAGCAGTGAAGGAATTAATAATATGACATTTGCAAGACCTGGGAAAGTACTGCATATAGATGGAGATTCTGAGTATTTAGAGGTATGTCTAAAAGTATATAAACAGCTATCCATAGATGCGGTAGGTAAGGTTATATTAGAAAAGGAGCAGCCGGAAAAAGTAGTAGATATAGTTAAGGTAGTTAAACCTGATATAGTAGTAGTAACAGGACATGATGGTATGGTTAAAAATACTCGTAATTATATGGATATAAATAATTACAGGAATTCATCATATTTTATCAAATCGGTTTCAAATTTAAGAGATTATGAACCAAGTTATGATGATCTTGTTATTTTTGCAGGTGCATGTCAATCCTGCTATGAGGGAATTTTAGATGCAGGTGCAAATTATGCTAGTTCTCCTGGGAGAGTTTTAATTCACTGTTTGGATCCTGTTTTTGTATGTGAAAAGGTAGCTTATACAAATGTTGGAGATATAGTGAATATAAAAGAGGTAGTTAAAGGTACGGTAACTGGAGTAAAAGGTATAGGGGGACTTCAAACAAGAGGTAAGTGCAGAGAAGGGTATCCTAAATCATCATATATATAA
- a CDS encoding glycosyltransferase family 4 protein: MNIAIDARGINLYRGTGIGTYTENLVRELLNIDEENSYTLYWYGNNYKDFIKSNTKINIVSKGCHSFFEKCYFPENIIKNSIEIYHVPQNGIGLDQNVSCIKVSTVHDLIPYIMPETVGKGYLLKFLKNMPFIIENSDAILTVSEYSKKDILKYFPINEDKIYVTPLAANYNYKPLSREHCKKFIEKNYSISDPFVLYLGGFSKRKNVRNLILAFADASKKLSKKHNLVIIGLCRDELESLKDLCRHLNISNEVIFTGYIGERFLPVFYNACELFVYPSLYEGFGLPVLEAMSCKTPVVTSNISSIPEIAGDSAVLINPLDTSELRDAILNILEDSKLKQKLSIEGFNRSRKFSWKNTSKKTLEAYSNIYNTFA; encoded by the coding sequence ATGAACATAGCAATTGATGCTAGGGGAATAAATTTATATAGGGGTACTGGAATTGGAACATATACTGAAAATTTAGTAAGAGAATTATTAAATATAGATGAGGAAAATTCGTACACCTTGTACTGGTATGGAAATAACTACAAGGATTTTATAAAAAGCAATACTAAAATAAACATAGTTTCAAAAGGATGTCATAGTTTTTTCGAAAAATGCTACTTCCCAGAAAATATAATAAAAAACAGTATAGAAATATATCATGTTCCCCAAAACGGAATAGGTCTGGATCAAAATGTATCATGCATAAAAGTTTCTACAGTTCATGACTTAATTCCATATATAATGCCCGAAACGGTTGGAAAAGGCTACTTGCTAAAATTCTTAAAAAATATGCCTTTTATAATAGAAAACTCTGATGCTATTTTAACCGTATCTGAATACTCTAAAAAAGATATACTCAAATACTTTCCAATAAATGAAGATAAAATATATGTAACTCCACTTGCGGCAAATTATAACTATAAACCCCTAAGCAGGGAACACTGCAAAAAATTTATTGAAAAAAATTATAGCATTAGTGATCCTTTTGTCCTATATCTTGGAGGATTTAGTAAAAGAAAAAATGTAAGAAATCTTATTCTAGCTTTTGCTGATGCAAGTAAAAAGTTGAGTAAAAAACATAATCTAGTAATAATAGGTCTGTGTAGAGATGAACTTGAGAGTTTAAAAGACTTATGTAGACATCTAAATATATCTAATGAAGTTATCTTTACAGGATACATTGGAGAAAGATTTTTACCTGTATTCTATAATGCTTGTGAATTATTTGTGTATCCTTCTCTGTATGAAGGTTTTGGCCTGCCGGTACTTGAAGCAATGAGCTGCAAAACACCTGTTGTAACTTCAAATATATCTTCAATACCAGAAATAGCTGGAGATTCTGCTGTACTTATAAATCCTCTTGATACTTCAGAACTTAGAGATGCAATATTAAATATTCTTGAAGATAGTAAATTAAAACAAAAGTTAAGCATAGAAGGTTTTAATCGCTCCAGAAAATTTTCATGGAAAAACACCTCGAAAAAGACCTTAGAAGCCTATAGTAATATTTATAACACCTTTGCATAA
- a CDS encoding Veg family protein translates to MIRQNGLASIKASIENHVGEKVTLKSNGGRKKIVVNNGVIEKTYPSIFVVRLESDTQRTVTYSYSDVLTKSVQIVFGA, encoded by the coding sequence GTGATAAGGCAAAACGGTTTGGCCTCAATTAAAGCTAGCATAGAAAATCATGTTGGCGAGAAAGTTACACTTAAATCAAATGGTGGAAGAAAAAAGATTGTTGTTAATAATGGAGTTATAGAAAAGACTTATCCAAGTATTTTTGTAGTTAGATTGGAGAGCGACACCCAAAGGACTGTGACATATAGCTATTCAGATGTGTTAACTAAATCAGTGCAAATTGTTTTTGGTGCATGA
- a CDS encoding CotS family spore coat protein, whose product MLDLKSYREKELASYDLDVELFNEFNFSVYNVMPLRKAFLISTDKGEKILKKIDYTIEEFKFVLAAVNYIKNENEFNRIIDFNKTQSGEYYCIKNGDLYCVMDMIEGKECEFSNPVDLSISSFGLGQLHSASEGFRYSKIASKNICGKMIKGFKRKKEEVNFLKKMVNLYESLNEFDEIFIKNVDYYLEQIDKSIDIMNKSQYYKLCSEEDKIVLCHHDLAHHNIIIKDEEAYFIDFDYAIIDLKVHDLSNIISKAAKVFNYSIDNSKIIISNYCKSNTLSKNEMEVLFGMLSFPEDFYEIVKSYYTKRKDWSNEEFINKMKRKMANEENRVEFLKNFKEDLKI is encoded by the coding sequence ATGCTTGATTTAAAATCATATAGAGAAAAAGAACTGGCAAGTTATGATTTAGATGTTGAGCTATTTAATGAATTTAACTTTTCTGTATATAATGTAATGCCTCTTAGAAAAGCATTCTTAATATCTACAGATAAGGGTGAAAAGATACTTAAAAAAATAGACTATACTATTGAAGAATTTAAATTTGTTTTAGCAGCCGTAAATTATATTAAGAATGAAAATGAATTTAATAGAATAATTGATTTTAATAAGACACAAAGTGGTGAATACTACTGTATAAAAAATGGAGACTTATATTGTGTTATGGACATGATTGAAGGAAAAGAATGTGAATTCAGTAATCCAGTTGACTTAAGCATAAGTTCATTTGGATTGGGACAGCTTCATAGTGCGTCAGAGGGATTTAGGTATAGTAAAATTGCTAGTAAAAATATATGTGGAAAAATGATAAAAGGTTTTAAAAGGAAAAAAGAAGAAGTAAACTTTTTAAAAAAGATGGTAAACTTATATGAAAGTTTAAATGAATTTGATGAAATTTTTATAAAAAATGTTGATTATTATTTAGAGCAAATTGATAAAAGTATTGATATTATGAATAAAAGTCAATATTATAAATTATGCAGCGAAGAAGATAAAATAGTGCTGTGCCATCATGATTTAGCACATCACAATATAATAATAAAAGATGAAGAAGCATATTTTATAGATTTTGATTATGCAATAATAGATTTAAAAGTGCACGATTTATCTAATATAATATCAAAAGCTGCGAAAGTATTTAATTATAGTATAGACAATTCAAAAATAATTATATCAAATTACTGTAAGTCAAATACTCTTAGTAAAAATGAGATGGAAGTATTATTTGGAATGTTGAGTTTTCCGGAGGATTTTTATGAAATTGTGAAAAGCTATTATACAAAACGAAAAGACTGGTCCAATGAAGAGTTTATAAATAAAATGAAAAGAAAAATGGCAAATGAAGAAAATAGAGTTGAATTTCTAAAAAACTTTAAAGAAGATTTGAAAATTTAG
- a CDS encoding DUF3794 and LysM peptidoglycan-binding domain-containing protein, translating to MAAELVMESIEYEKTVGQNIVDTVVKEEYVIPDTRPDVKQILMVDAKPKIINTEIMQDKVYVEGQVEFNVIYLGTGDSKNDVYGVNYTSKFSNYIDIVNCERDMICNVKPYVEHMNCNIVNERKICVQGIIEIKGKVNKVSKIEMVKDVVGIGEVQFLRNKTKIDNIIGKTTIDLIAKSNIQIPSDKEQIDEILRCDVSVHKKNVKVSDGKIEANANALVEILYKAKDSGQINYISDDVEISGEESIDGSDPTMDNDSIFRVDAYEFNVKQDDLGENRIISTEAIVKCDAKVINRMEINSIDDVYSPETVLDVKKKDYRINMIKEHAFSETIVKENIEVPSEYPNPSGIVAAYGKVIVTDKKVFENKVSIEGILNVSVLYRTSDKDNNVYALNEDIPFANSAEIEGCKIDMVCDVRANIENIESTLEANTIAIKSLISFDQKVSYENDRSFIVNVEPSEDGIPEKKASITIYCIQDGDSLWKIAKNYATTVESIVKANNIEDENLVAPGQKLIIPGRAVI from the coding sequence ATGGCAGCTGAATTGGTGATGGAGAGTATAGAATACGAAAAAACAGTTGGACAAAATATTGTTGATACTGTTGTTAAAGAGGAATATGTTATACCGGATACTAGACCGGATGTAAAACAGATACTTATGGTGGATGCAAAGCCCAAAATTATAAATACAGAAATAATGCAAGATAAAGTATATGTGGAAGGGCAAGTGGAATTTAATGTAATATATTTAGGAACGGGAGATTCAAAAAATGATGTATATGGGGTAAACTATACCTCTAAGTTCTCTAATTATATAGATATAGTTAATTGTGAGCGTGATATGATTTGCAATGTAAAACCATATGTAGAACATATGAACTGCAATATTGTAAATGAAAGGAAAATATGCGTTCAGGGCATAATAGAAATAAAGGGAAAAGTCAATAAAGTGTCAAAAATTGAAATGGTAAAAGATGTAGTTGGTATTGGGGAAGTTCAATTTTTAAGAAATAAAACTAAAATAGATAATATAATTGGTAAAACTACTATTGATTTAATTGCAAAATCTAATATACAAATACCATCTGATAAAGAACAGATAGATGAGATATTAAGATGTGATGTGAGTGTTCATAAAAAAAATGTTAAAGTATCAGATGGAAAAATAGAAGCAAATGCAAATGCTTTGGTTGAAATATTGTATAAGGCAAAGGATTCAGGACAAATAAATTATATCTCAGATGATGTTGAGATAAGTGGAGAGGAAAGCATAGATGGTTCAGACCCTACTATGGACAATGATTCAATTTTTAGAGTTGATGCTTATGAGTTTAATGTGAAACAAGATGACCTAGGAGAAAATAGAATAATATCTACAGAGGCAATTGTTAAATGTGATGCTAAAGTAATTAATAGAATGGAGATAAACTCAATAGATGATGTATATTCTCCAGAAACAGTTTTAGATGTTAAGAAAAAAGATTATAGAATAAATATGATTAAAGAACATGCTTTTTCAGAAACTATAGTAAAGGAAAATATAGAGGTTCCTTCAGAGTATCCAAATCCATCAGGAATAGTTGCAGCATATGGGAAAGTTATTGTTACTGATAAGAAGGTATTTGAAAACAAAGTTTCTATAGAGGGGATACTGAATGTATCGGTGCTTTACAGAACATCGGATAAAGATAATAATGTATATGCTCTAAATGAGGATATTCCTTTCGCTAATTCAGCGGAGATAGAAGGATGCAAAATAGATATGGTTTGTGATGTAAGAGCTAATATTGAGAATATTGAAAGTACGCTTGAGGCTAATACTATAGCTATAAAATCACTAATATCATTTGATCAAAAGGTTAGTTATGAAAATGATAGAAGTTTTATAGTAAATGTAGAACCCTCAGAGGACGGAATTCCTGAGAAAAAAGCAAGTATTACTATATATTGTATTCAAGATGGAGATTCTCTTTGGAAAATCGCAAAGAATTATGCTACAACTGTTGAGAGTATAGTTAAAGCTAACAACATCGAGGATGAAAATCTTGTAGCACCAGGTCAAAAGTTGATAATACCCGGAAGGGCTGTTATATAA
- a CDS encoding spore coat protein — MGSLDDISFIDYIEENGIRLSNIVNHIDKKDIDEKKAIEQIQIIADFHRIARGYNGLDVKTIKNKIGKLVGQYKIHAKKLKKYADMKKKSSNLTMFEEYFLNTCESVIERCEKCLGHINDDEYMEIIKRSMRNNDICLGNCYFENLWKNGNIFLADYSDIAFNMVEIDGVKFIGKLKSNSLDLNFELLIDKYIEAENIKSESKNLMKALISYPSEYIKCVERYERNSDESLEDRFVKRLAKSIRKDGESII, encoded by the coding sequence GTGGGGAGCCTAGATGACATTTCATTTATAGATTACATTGAAGAAAATGGTATAAGGCTGAGTAATATCGTTAATCACATAGATAAGAAGGATATAGATGAAAAAAAGGCCATAGAGCAGATTCAAATTATAGCAGACTTCCACAGAATAGCTAGAGGATATAATGGATTGGATGTAAAAACTATAAAGAATAAAATTGGAAAACTTGTTGGGCAATATAAAATACATGCAAAGAAATTAAAAAAGTATGCTGATATGAAAAAGAAGAGTAGCAATTTAACTATGTTTGAGGAATACTTTTTAAATACTTGCGAAAGTGTTATTGAACGATGTGAAAAATGTCTTGGGCACATTAATGATGATGAATATATGGAAATAATAAAAAGAAGTATGAGAAATAATGATATTTGCCTTGGAAATTGTTACTTTGAAAACCTATGGAAGAATGGTAATATTTTTTTAGCTGATTATAGTGATATAGCTTTTAATATGGTTGAAATAGATGGTGTGAAATTTATTGGAAAGCTAAAGAGCAATAGTTTGGATTTGAATTTTGAGCTCTTAATAGATAAATATATTGAAGCAGAGAATATAAAAAGTGAGAGTAAAAACTTAATGAAAGCGCTTATATCATATCCTTCAGAATATATAAAGTGTGTTGAAAGATACGAAAGAAACAGTGATGAATCACTTGAAGATAGATTCGTGAAAAGACTTGCTAAGTCAATAAGAAAAGATGGGGAGAGTATTATTTAG
- a CDS encoding CotS family spore coat protein — protein MMREFEIERQFNIKIEYIKPNKGVYFVKTNKGNKCLKKINYGIQKLLFVYAAKEHLINNGFKYVDKYCLNTEGNPYALVNEDIYTLSEWIEGRECSFYDTEDLVKASKTLAKMHECSKGYEPPENSKLKSDLGRWPHLIEKRVKALDKMRDMARKKGNKKDFDMNYIKNVDFFKEQGIKSMNVLKNSKYESLCAVAEEEKGFCHHDYTYHNIIINNEDNVYVIDFDYCKRELRAYDISNFMIKVLKRSNWSMKTAELILDSYSSISKLDDDEYGVIYAFLIFPQRFWRLANRYYYNEVNWGQNTFNNKMEELIEERERYIKFIEDFREAYNLQ, from the coding sequence ATGATGAGAGAATTTGAAATTGAGAGACAGTTCAATATAAAAATTGAATATATCAAGCCTAATAAAGGTGTATATTTTGTTAAAACGAATAAGGGTAACAAATGTCTCAAGAAAATAAATTACGGTATACAAAAATTATTGTTTGTTTATGCTGCAAAGGAACATCTTATAAATAATGGTTTTAAATATGTAGATAAATATTGTCTTAACACAGAAGGCAATCCATATGCACTTGTAAATGAAGATATTTATACGTTATCAGAATGGATAGAAGGAAGAGAATGCAGCTTTTATGACACAGAGGATTTAGTTAAAGCATCAAAGACTCTTGCAAAAATGCATGAATGTTCAAAAGGGTATGAGCCACCGGAAAATAGTAAGCTTAAAAGCGATTTAGGAAGGTGGCCTCACTTAATAGAAAAAAGGGTTAAAGCATTGGATAAAATGCGTGATATGGCAAGAAAGAAAGGCAATAAAAAAGATTTTGATATGAATTACATTAAAAATGTGGATTTCTTTAAAGAACAAGGCATAAAATCTATGAATGTACTTAAAAACTCAAAGTATGAGAGCTTATGTGCAGTTGCTGAGGAAGAGAAAGGTTTTTGTCATCATGATTATACTTATCATAATATAATAATAAATAATGAAGATAATGTATACGTAATTGATTTTGACTATTGCAAAAGAGAATTAAGAGCATATGATATTTCCAATTTTATGATAAAGGTACTAAAAAGATCTAATTGGAGTATGAAAACAGCCGAATTAATTTTAGATTCCTATAGTAGTATTTCAAAATTGGATGACGATGAGTATGGTGTTATTTATGCATTTTTAATATTTCCTCAAAGATTTTGGAGGTTAGCTAACAGGTATTATTATAATGAAGTAAATTGGGGACAAAATACTTTTAATAATAAAATGGAGGAACTTATTGAGGAAAGAGAAAGATACATTAAGTTCATCGAAGATTTTAGAGAGGCATATAATCTCCAATAG
- a CDS encoding CotS family spore coat protein, which produces MNSVEINEFLKNNYNINAEASQKIKNVYRVNSSSKNYCLKCIHYDYGHVLFIVKAMEHLKENGFDKIPEIIPTSSGEKFIKFRSCYVYLTEWLDARVCNFDNPIDLYTAVKALSSLHLKSRSFEVTDNMNPRVGWFNWRENFKRRKDEILKFKKIICDKEKKTEFDNLYMKLMEEELSKADKSIQDIENSEYVNKMNEEFRLKGFCHHDYAHHNILIDKEGKAHIIDFDYCMLDTHLHDLSSILIRKMKNGLWDMKCCLFILNTYNEDYKIENNDIPIMASFMEFPQGYWQVGLQYYVEKQPWTEEFFMSRLNKIYKDKDERQEFLEDFMKFKYL; this is translated from the coding sequence GTGAATAGTGTAGAAATTAATGAATTTTTAAAAAATAACTATAATATTAACGCTGAAGCCTCCCAAAAAATAAAAAACGTCTATAGAGTTAATAGCAGTTCAAAAAATTACTGTCTAAAATGCATACATTATGATTATGGTCATGTTCTCTTTATTGTAAAGGCTATGGAGCATTTAAAAGAAAATGGTTTTGATAAAATCCCTGAAATAATTCCTACTAGTAGTGGTGAGAAGTTTATAAAGTTCAGAAGTTGTTATGTATACCTTACTGAATGGTTGGATGCTAGAGTATGCAATTTTGATAATCCTATAGATCTTTATACTGCAGTAAAAGCACTTTCAAGTCTTCATTTAAAGAGCAGAAGTTTTGAAGTTACGGATAACATGAACCCAAGAGTTGGCTGGTTTAATTGGAGAGAAAATTTTAAGAGAAGAAAGGACGAAATATTAAAATTTAAAAAAATAATTTGTGATAAGGAGAAGAAAACAGAATTTGATAATTTGTATATGAAGTTAATGGAGGAGGAGCTTTCTAAAGCAGATAAATCAATACAGGATATAGAAAACTCAGAATATGTTAACAAAATGAATGAAGAGTTTAGGTTAAAGGGGTTTTGTCACCATGATTATGCTCATCATAATATATTAATAGATAAGGAAGGAAAAGCCCATATTATAGATTTTGATTACTGTATGCTGGATACACATCTTCATGACTTATCAAGTATTCTTATACGTAAAATGAAAAATGGCTTATGGGATATGAAGTGCTGCTTATTTATTTTAAATACCTATAATGAGGACTATAAGATAGAAAATAATGATATACCTATAATGGCGTCTTTTATGGAATTTCCTCAAGGATATTGGCAGGTTGGACTTCAATATTATGTGGAAAAGCAGCCCTGGACAGAAGAGTTTTTTATGAGTAGATTAAACAAAATTTACAAAGATAAAGATGAAAGACAAGAATTTTTAGAGGATTTTATGAAATTTAAATATTTGTAA